From a region of the Eublepharis macularius isolate TG4126 chromosome 7, MPM_Emac_v1.0, whole genome shotgun sequence genome:
- the ERICH5 gene encoding glutamate-rich protein 5: protein MGCSSSAQTQVKDGSRPKSPGANGLRKCDDNLPITDGNETLPDQTTLGGMDEVDLVSDGTKLSESLTQEKADVLLPEITKCALSTCQRVDPEGTEPQPAAPEDKFSMGEPLPMGLVEASEPQPVELTESGDSHPTTEAANTQPLEIAEDAKPELVKPTEGSTPEPSVTADENFDFVTEMVKELQLDEEEQLIEGEMGEKVETEMHSEIVSEGSETKEEETGEATAATEIETTNNEE, encoded by the exons ATGGGGTGCTCGAGCAGCGCTCAGACCCAGGTCAAGGACGGCAGCCGGCCCAAGTCCCCCGGCGCCAACGGGCTGCGGAAATGCG ATGACAATTTACCCATCACAGATGGAAATGAAACTTTACCTGACCAGACCACACTTGGAGGAATGGATGAAGTGGATCTTGTATCTGATGGAACAAAATTAAGTGAGAGTCTTACCCAAGAGAAGGCAGACGTTTTGCTTCCAGAAATAACAAAATGTGCTCTTTCTACCTGTCAAAGAGTAGACCCAGAAGGTACAGAGCCTCAGCCAGCGGCACCAGAAGATAAGTTCAGCATGGGTGAGCCGTTGCCTATGGGCCTTGTAGAAGCCAGTGAGCCTCAGCCTGTGGAACTAACAGAGAGTGGTGATTCTCATCCTACCACTGAAGCTGCCAATACTCAGCCTCTAGAAATTGCAGAGGACGCTAAACCTGAACTTGTCAAACCAACTGAGGGAAGCACGCCTGAGCCTTCAGTGACGGCAGACGAAAACTTTGATTTTGTAACAGAAATGGTGAAGGAATTACAGTTAGATGAAGAGGAACAGCTAATTGAGG GTGAGATGGGAGAAAAGGTGGAAACTGAGATGCACTCTGAGATAGTAAGTGAGGGCTCTgaaacaaaagaagaagaaacaggagAAGCTACAGCAGCAACAGAGATAG AAACTACTAATAATGAAGAGTGA
- the RIDA gene encoding 2-iminobutanoate/2-iminopropanoate deaminase, whose protein sequence is MPGALLPALLRVGSKVQRSAKAAQASLGPQQRGAASAAMAALVKRIISTAKAPAAIGPYSQAVLVDRTMYIAGQIGMDPSNGQLVPGGVKEEAKQALKNVGEILKAADCDYSNVVKTTVLMADMKDFDDVNEVYKQFFKYDFPARAAYQVAALPKGARVEIEAVAISGPLRDAKHDTKGNL, encoded by the exons ATGCCGGGGGCGCTGCTGCCTGCCTTGCTTCGTGTAGGGAGCAAAGTTCAGAGAAGTGCAAAAGCGGCTCAGGCTTCGCTCGGACCCCAGCAAAGAGGAGCCGCTTCTGCTGCCATGGCCGCTTTAGTGAAGAGGATCATTAGTACTGCGAAAGCTCCGGCGGCTATTGGCCCCTATAG TCAAGCAGTGTTGGTAGACCGGACCATGTATATAGCTGGGCAGATTGGCATGGATCCTTCAAATGGGCAACTTGTACCTGGAGGAGTAAAGGAGGAAGCTAAACAG GCACTTAAGAATGTTGGGGAAATTCTGAAAGCGGCTGATTGTGACTACAGCAATG TGGTAAAGACTACTGTTCTGATGGCTGACATGAAGGACTTTGATGATGTCAATGAAGTATACAAGCAGT TTTTCAAGTATGACTTCCCAGCCAGAGCAGCTTATCAAGTTGCAGCTCTGCCAAAA GGTGCACGTGTTGAGATTGAAGCTGTTGCCATCAGTGGACCACTCCGTGATGCCAAGCATGACACTAAAGGCAACCTTTAA